A region of Zeugodacus cucurbitae isolate PBARC_wt_2022May chromosome 5, idZeuCucr1.2, whole genome shotgun sequence DNA encodes the following proteins:
- the LOC105208981 gene encoding xenotropic and polytropic retrovirus receptor 1 → MKFQQNLQSHLTPEWRTQYIDYVFLKQMILDAVENAPPVNSAELTAYYTQFQQKFHEVCDKELEKINLFYEAKLAEINHKYTLLRDEMKLAQEMADTELMARPSIRIKNNQYRHTIDMTRILTRHATHDFKAAFSELYLNAILLRNYQILNYTGFRKILKKYDKRISGRAGHHYFTTKVDKTSFHTNHQTKVLLKKIEDIMTYNLEHGDRHKAMERLRVPPLADKSHPWTSFRTGFSLGALIILGIMVVLSFTMKVIDVDVVTCVLLFRGPFTMILFLGLLSLNFYIWRYVGINHVLIFELNPRNFLAAVQILEIAVVFGCILSLLTLAFLHSQYLGMPPYVFPLAMPIIMAVFLVNPIRIFHYQSRMWLLRYLGRIACAPFFKVVFVDFWLADQFNSLVALFVDYSHIICYYTTPFDWYHAKEPTTCAINQRYTTLIRILPAWFRFAQCLRRYHDDPQSAKKHLVNAGKYSTSFFVVFFDFMARHYEASYDSRLENPFIWFWILAAIVSSTYGLAWDFLRDWGIFSADCGENKYLRAHILYRPSFYYCLIVENLLLRYLWAYVFVLNEAGVVSQRIMAPIADILEAIRRFLWNFIRLENEHLNNCGRFRAVRDISITVIEQPYRASITTINEPPVKPTRSWKNRAKLKIQSDSKKVANVV, encoded by the exons atgaaatttcaacaaaatctaCAATCGCATCTAACACCCGAATGGCGAACACAATACATCGATTATGTC TTCCTGAAGCAAATGATACTCGATGCGGTTGAGAATGCGCCACCGGTCAACAGCGCCGAGTTAACGGCTTATTACACGCAGTTTCAACAAAAATTCCATGAAGTTTGCGATAAAGAATTGGAGAAAATCAATTTGTTCTACGAAGCCAAATTGGCGGAGATCAATCATAAGTACACACTGCTGAGAGATGAAATGAAGTTGGCGCAAGAGATGGCCGATACAGAGCTGATGGCGCGTCCTTCGATACGCATTAAGAACAATCAATATCGACATACGATCGACATGACGCGAATATTGACGCGACATGCGACGCATGATTTCAAGGCGGCTTTTAGTGAGCTCTACTTGAACGCCATACTCTTGCGCAACTATCAGATTTTGAATTATACCGGTTTTCGTAAGATACTCAAGAAGTATGATAAG CGCATTAGTGGCAGAGCCGGTCATCACTACTTCACAACCAAAGTGGACAAAACGTCATTTCATACCAATCATCAAACTAAAgtgcttttgaaaaaaatcgaggATATAATGACATATAATCTGGAGCATGGTGATCGACACAAAGCTATGGAACGGCTGCGTGTACCGCCACTCGCTGATAAATCGCATCCATGGACCTCGTTTCGCACGGGTTTCTCGCTGGGTGCACTTATTATACTCGGTATCATGGTCGTTTTATCGT TCACCATGAAAGTCATCGACGTGGATGTGGTAACGTGTGTGCTACTTTTTCGTGGTCCTTTTAccatgattttatttttgggaTTGCTCAGTTTGAATTTCTATATCTGGCGCTATGTGGGCATCAATCATGTgttgatatttgagttgaatCCTCGTAACTTTTTGGCCGCTGTACAAATTCTTGAGATCGCCGTTGTATTCGGTTGCATATTATCACTGCTGACACTCGCTTTCCTACATTCCCAATACCTTGGCATGCCACCATATGTCTTTCCGTTGGCCATGCCTATAATAATGGCAGTCTTCCTCGTCAATCCCATACGCATATTTCATTATCAGTCACGCATGTGGTTGCTGCGCTATTTG GGTCGCATTGCTTGTGCACCGTTCTTCAAAGTCGTCTTCGTGGACTTCTGGTTGGCCGATCAGTTCAATTCACTTGTGGCACTCTTCGTTGATTATAGCCACATTATATGCTACTACACGACACCGTTCGATTGGTATCACGCTAAAGAGCCGACTACTTGTGCCATAAATCAACGCTATACGACCTTGATACGCATATTACCGGCGTGGTTTCGTTTTGCTCAATGTCTAAGACGCTATCATGATGATCCTCAAAGTGCTAAGAAGCATCTTGTTAATGCCGGCAAATATTCAACTAGTTTCTTTGTAGTGTTTTTCGATTTCATGGCAAGACACTATGAAG CTTCTTACGACAGCCGACTGGAGAATCCATTTATCTGGTTCTGGATATTGGCTGCCATCGTTTCTTCAACTTATGGTTTAGCGTGGGACTTTCTAAGAGATTGGGGGATCTTCAGTGCGGATTGTGGGGAAAATAAATATCTGCGAGCGCACATTCTCTACAGACCG AGTTTCTACTATTGTTTAATCGTCGAAAATCTTTTGCTGCGCTATCTGTGGGCCTATGTATTTGTGCTGAACGAAGCAGGTGTTGTCAGTCAAAGAATTATGGCGCCTATAGCGGATATTTTGGAAGCAATACG TCGCTTCCTGTGGAATTTCATTCGTTTAGAGAATGAGCATCTGAACAATTGTGGCAGATTTCGTGCGGTCCGTGATATCTCAATTACTGTTATTGAACAGCCCTATCGTGCATCTATCACTACTATTAATGAACCACCTGTTAAACCTACACGAAGTTGGAAAAATCGTGCTAAACTGAAAATTCAAAGTGATTCTAAAAAGGTTGCCAATGTTGTATAG